Proteins from a genomic interval of Syngnathus acus chromosome 4, fSynAcu1.2, whole genome shotgun sequence:
- the LOC119121741 gene encoding AP-1 complex subunit sigma-2 isoform X5 has protein sequence MISFQMQFMLLFSRQGKLRLQKWYVPLSDKEKKKITRELVQTILARKAKMCSFLEWRDLKVVYKRYASLYFCCAIEEQDNELITLEIIHRYVELLDKYFGSVCELDIIFNFEKAYFILDEFLLGGEAQETSKKNVLKAIEQGDLLQEDGETPRSVLEEIGLT, from the exons ATGATTTCCTTTCAGATGCAGTTCATGCTGCTTTTCAGCAGACAGGGCAAGCTGCGGCTGCAGAAGTGGTACGTGCCCCTGTCGgacaaggagaagaagaagatcaCCAGGGAGCTGGTGCAGACCATCCTGGCTCGCAAGGCCAAAATGTGCAGCTTCTTGGAGTGGAGAGACCTCAAGGTTGTCTACAAGAG ATACGCCAGCTTGTACTTCTGCTGCGCCATCGAGGAGCAGGACAACGAGCTGATCACGCTGGAGATCATCCACAGATATGTGGAACTGCTGGACAAATACTTTGGCAGC GTGTGCGAGCTGGACATCATCTTCAACTTTGAGAAGGCCTACTTCATCTTGGACGAGTTCCTGCTGGGCGGCGAAGCTCAGGAGACGTCCAAGAAGAATGTGCTCAAGGCCATCGAGCAGGGCGACCTGCTGCAAGAG gaTGGGGAGACACCACGCAGTGTTCTGGAGGAAATAggactgacataa
- the LOC119121741 gene encoding AP-1 complex subunit sigma-2 isoform X2 — MISFQMQFMLLFSRQGKLRLQKWYVPLSDKEKKKITRELVQTILARKAKMCSFLEWRDLKVVYKRYASLYFCCAIEEQDNELITLEIIHRYVELLDKYFGSVCELDIIFNFEKAYFILDEFLLGGEAQETSKKNVLKAIEQGDLLQEDVKDGETPRSVLEEIGLT, encoded by the exons ATGATTTCCTTTCAGATGCAGTTCATGCTGCTTTTCAGCAGACAGGGCAAGCTGCGGCTGCAGAAGTGGTACGTGCCCCTGTCGgacaaggagaagaagaagatcaCCAGGGAGCTGGTGCAGACCATCCTGGCTCGCAAGGCCAAAATGTGCAGCTTCTTGGAGTGGAGAGACCTCAAGGTTGTCTACAAGAG ATACGCCAGCTTGTACTTCTGCTGCGCCATCGAGGAGCAGGACAACGAGCTGATCACGCTGGAGATCATCCACAGATATGTGGAACTGCTGGACAAATACTTTGGCAGC GTGTGCGAGCTGGACATCATCTTCAACTTTGAGAAGGCCTACTTCATCTTGGACGAGTTCCTGCTGGGCGGCGAAGCTCAGGAGACGTCCAAGAAGAATGTGCTCAAGGCCATCGAGCAGGGCGACCTGCTGCAAGAG GATGTCAAA gaTGGGGAGACACCACGCAGTGTTCTGGAGGAAATAggactgacataa
- the LOC119121741 gene encoding AP-1 complex subunit sigma-2 isoform X6 — MISFQMQFMLLFSRQGKLRLQKWYVPLSDKEKKKITRELVQTILARKAKMCSFLEWRDLKVVYKRYASLYFCCAIEEQDNELITLEIIHRYVELLDKYFGSVCELDIIFNFEKAYFILDEFLLGGEAQETSKKNVLKAIEQGDLLQEPRHEYFNVPLY; from the exons ATGATTTCCTTTCAGATGCAGTTCATGCTGCTTTTCAGCAGACAGGGCAAGCTGCGGCTGCAGAAGTGGTACGTGCCCCTGTCGgacaaggagaagaagaagatcaCCAGGGAGCTGGTGCAGACCATCCTGGCTCGCAAGGCCAAAATGTGCAGCTTCTTGGAGTGGAGAGACCTCAAGGTTGTCTACAAGAG ATACGCCAGCTTGTACTTCTGCTGCGCCATCGAGGAGCAGGACAACGAGCTGATCACGCTGGAGATCATCCACAGATATGTGGAACTGCTGGACAAATACTTTGGCAGC GTGTGCGAGCTGGACATCATCTTCAACTTTGAGAAGGCCTACTTCATCTTGGACGAGTTCCTGCTGGGCGGCGAAGCTCAGGAGACGTCCAAGAAGAATGTGCTCAAGGCCATCGAGCAGGGCGACCTGCTGCAAGAG CCCCGTCACGAGTACTTTAATGTGCCTTTGTACTGA
- the LOC119121741 gene encoding AP-1 complex subunit sigma-2 isoform X3: MISFQMQFMLLFSRQGKLRLQKWYVPLSDKEKKKITRELVQTILARKAKMCSFLEWRDLKVVYKRYASLYFCCAIEEQDNELITLEIIHRYVELLDKYFGSVCELDIIFNFEKAYFILDEFLLGGEAQETSKKNVLKAIEQGDLLQENIDSEMRMFAAPSRVL, from the exons ATGATTTCCTTTCAGATGCAGTTCATGCTGCTTTTCAGCAGACAGGGCAAGCTGCGGCTGCAGAAGTGGTACGTGCCCCTGTCGgacaaggagaagaagaagatcaCCAGGGAGCTGGTGCAGACCATCCTGGCTCGCAAGGCCAAAATGTGCAGCTTCTTGGAGTGGAGAGACCTCAAGGTTGTCTACAAGAG ATACGCCAGCTTGTACTTCTGCTGCGCCATCGAGGAGCAGGACAACGAGCTGATCACGCTGGAGATCATCCACAGATATGTGGAACTGCTGGACAAATACTTTGGCAGC GTGTGCGAGCTGGACATCATCTTCAACTTTGAGAAGGCCTACTTCATCTTGGACGAGTTCCTGCTGGGCGGCGAAGCTCAGGAGACGTCCAAGAAGAATGTGCTCAAGGCCATCGAGCAGGGCGACCTGCTGCAAGAG AACATAGACTCTGAGATGCGCATGTTTGCAG CCCCGTCACGAGTACTTTAA
- the LOC119121741 gene encoding AP-1 complex subunit sigma-2 isoform X7 produces the protein MQFMLLFSRQGKLRLQKWYVPLSDKEKKKITRELVQTILARKAKMCSFLEWRDLKVVYKRYASLYFCCAIEEQDNELITLEIIHRYVELLDKYFGSVCELDIIFNFEKAYFILDEFLLGGEAQETSKKNVLKAIEQGDLLQENIDSEMRMFAGMTVSNVTSETSGLFQNLTR, from the exons ATGCAGTTCATGCTGCTTTTCAGCAGACAGGGCAAGCTGCGGCTGCAGAAGTGGTACGTGCCCCTGTCGgacaaggagaagaagaagatcaCCAGGGAGCTGGTGCAGACCATCCTGGCTCGCAAGGCCAAAATGTGCAGCTTCTTGGAGTGGAGAGACCTCAAGGTTGTCTACAAGAG ATACGCCAGCTTGTACTTCTGCTGCGCCATCGAGGAGCAGGACAACGAGCTGATCACGCTGGAGATCATCCACAGATATGTGGAACTGCTGGACAAATACTTTGGCAGC GTGTGCGAGCTGGACATCATCTTCAACTTTGAGAAGGCCTACTTCATCTTGGACGAGTTCCTGCTGGGCGGCGAAGCTCAGGAGACGTCCAAGAAGAATGTGCTCAAGGCCATCGAGCAGGGCGACCTGCTGCAAGAG AACATAGACTCTGAGATGCGCATGTTTGCAG GTATGACGGTCTCTAATGTGACCTCGGAGACTTCGGGACTATTCCAGAACTTGACGCGCTGA
- the LOC119121741 gene encoding AP-1 complex subunit sigma-2 isoform X1: MISFQMQFMLLFSRQGKLRLQKWYVPLSDKEKKKITRELVQTILARKAKMCSFLEWRDLKVVYKRYASLYFCCAIEEQDNELITLEIIHRYVELLDKYFGSVCELDIIFNFEKAYFILDEFLLGGEAQETSKKNVLKAIEQGDLLQENIDSEMRMFAGMTVSNVTSETSGLFQNLTR, encoded by the exons ATGATTTCCTTTCAGATGCAGTTCATGCTGCTTTTCAGCAGACAGGGCAAGCTGCGGCTGCAGAAGTGGTACGTGCCCCTGTCGgacaaggagaagaagaagatcaCCAGGGAGCTGGTGCAGACCATCCTGGCTCGCAAGGCCAAAATGTGCAGCTTCTTGGAGTGGAGAGACCTCAAGGTTGTCTACAAGAG ATACGCCAGCTTGTACTTCTGCTGCGCCATCGAGGAGCAGGACAACGAGCTGATCACGCTGGAGATCATCCACAGATATGTGGAACTGCTGGACAAATACTTTGGCAGC GTGTGCGAGCTGGACATCATCTTCAACTTTGAGAAGGCCTACTTCATCTTGGACGAGTTCCTGCTGGGCGGCGAAGCTCAGGAGACGTCCAAGAAGAATGTGCTCAAGGCCATCGAGCAGGGCGACCTGCTGCAAGAG AACATAGACTCTGAGATGCGCATGTTTGCAG GTATGACGGTCTCTAATGTGACCTCGGAGACTTCGGGACTATTCCAGAACTTGACGCGCTGA
- the LOC119121741 gene encoding AP-1 complex subunit sigma-2 isoform X4, protein MISFQMQFMLLFSRQGKLRLQKWYVPLSDKEKKKITRELVQTILARKAKMCSFLEWRDLKVVYKRYASLYFCCAIEEQDNELITLEIIHRYVELLDKYFGSVCELDIIFNFEKAYFILDEFLLGGEAQETSKKNVLKAIEQGDLLQENPNEDWGGLPSDELL, encoded by the exons ATGATTTCCTTTCAGATGCAGTTCATGCTGCTTTTCAGCAGACAGGGCAAGCTGCGGCTGCAGAAGTGGTACGTGCCCCTGTCGgacaaggagaagaagaagatcaCCAGGGAGCTGGTGCAGACCATCCTGGCTCGCAAGGCCAAAATGTGCAGCTTCTTGGAGTGGAGAGACCTCAAGGTTGTCTACAAGAG ATACGCCAGCTTGTACTTCTGCTGCGCCATCGAGGAGCAGGACAACGAGCTGATCACGCTGGAGATCATCCACAGATATGTGGAACTGCTGGACAAATACTTTGGCAGC GTGTGCGAGCTGGACATCATCTTCAACTTTGAGAAGGCCTACTTCATCTTGGACGAGTTCCTGCTGGGCGGCGAAGCTCAGGAGACGTCCAAGAAGAATGTGCTCAAGGCCATCGAGCAGGGCGACCTGCTGCAAGAG AACCCGAATGAAGACTGGGGAGGTTTGCCAAGTGACGAGCTGTTGTAA